The sequence TTTCAAAGACTTTAATAAAATAACGGGCAAGACTGTCTGGCGTATATTGTGGACATGCTTGCCCATAAGGAATAAAAATGGCAAAACTCCCTCGTCCCTCCTGGCTCCCACGCGCCATCCGCTGGACCGGCATTACCGTCGCCGTCCTGCTGGTGCTGGCGCTGATCAGCTGGCTGGCGGTGCCGCCGGTCGCCAAGCATCTGGTTGAACAGCAGGTCGAAGCGCAGATCGGACGCAAGGCCAGCGTCGGCAAGATTGCCTTCAATCCGCTCAACCTCACGCTGACGGCCTCCGACTTCACGCTGTACGAACCCGATAAAACCACCCCCGCTTTTTCCGCCAGCACGCTGCTGGTGAACGCCTCCTTCGCTTCGCTGTTCCGCCTGGCGCCGGTACTGGATGAAGCCCAGTTGATCAATCCGAAGCTGCATATCGTGCGCACCAGCGCCGACGGCATCGGCCGCTACAATTTTTCAGATGTAATCGACCGCATCCTGGCCATGCCCAAGAACGACAAGCCGGCCCAGTTTTCCGTCTCGAATATCCAGCTGCAAAACGGCGCCATCAAGTTTGACGACAAAGTCACCGGCAAGCTGGTCGACATCGAAGCGCTGAACATTGGCCTGCCTTACATCTCCAATTTCGCCAGCAAGGTGGACACCTTCGTCCAGCCGCACATATCGGCCAAGATCAACGGTACGCCCTTCGATCTCAAGGGACGCAGCAAGCCGTTTGCCGGCAGCCTGGAAACTTCGCTGGCGATCGATATCGATCAGCTGGATGTGGCCAGTTACGTCGCCTTTTCCCCGGTCGCCCTGCCGCTGGCGATCCAGAGCGCCAAGCTCTCTACCAAGCTTGATCTGACCTTCATCCGCAACAAGGACAAACCCGAGGTCGTGCTTTCCGGCGGCGTGCAGCTGGCCGACCTGGCGCTGGCCGACAAGAACGCCGCGCCGCTGCTGAAAGCGCAATCCGTCAGCGCTCAGATCGGTAAGCTGAATGTCCTCACCGGCGCTGCCGCGCTGGACCAGATCGAGATCCTGAAACCGGAAGTCTGGGTCAACCTGAACGCCAACGGCAGTCTCAACTGGGCCGCCCTGAGCACACCAGCCGCCAAGCAGGAAATCGTCAAGGATGCGCCGAAGAAGCCGGCGACAGCACAGGCGCCGATGACCCTGGCCAAACTCAGCATCCGCGACGGCATCGTGAACTGGAAGGACGCGGCCAACGCCTCGCCGGCACTGGACCTGCAAGTCAAGAACGTGACCCTGGACGCCAGCAGGCTGTCGACGGCGCCTAACGCCAAACCGGCCACCGTCACGCTCTCGACCGGCACCGACACCGACCAGCACATCCAGTTCATCGGCCAGATCACGCCGGCCAAGGCGATGGTTGCCGGCAAGGCCAGTATCAAAGCCTTGTCGCTGGCGCCCTACCAGCCCTATGTCAACCGTTCGCTGGCGGCGGTCGTGTCCGGCCAGCTGTCGCTGGAAACCCTGCTGGCAATTGAGGATGGCCGCATCCAGCTGCATCAGCTCGGCATCGATGTGGGCGACCTCAAGGTCGCCGCCAAAAGCAGCGCCGGCGGCAGCCTCGCCGCCAAGAAAATCAGCCTGGAAAACGCCAGCCTGGATACCCAGGCGCACACTTTCAACGCCGCCGCATTGCGCCTGGCCGGCATCCAGGGCGACGTCCGCCGCGACGCCCAAGGCAAGCTCAACCTGCAGCAATTCATCGACCCCGCCGGCGCCGCCGGCAAGAGTGCGCCAACTGCGCCGGCCAAGCCAAGCGGACCGGAGTGGGTCGCCAACCTGAGCCAGTTCGCGCTGACCGACAGCAGCGTGAGCTACCTCGACAATGCCGTGAAGCCTGCGGTCAAGCTGCGCGCCGACGACCTCAACCTGAGCGCGGAGAATATCTCCAGCAAGCTCGATAAACCGATCAAAGTCGCGCTGCGCACCCAGATCAACAAGAGCGGCAAACTGGCGGTCGACGGCAGCGTCGCCGCCCAGATGAAATCGGTGGCGCTCGACATCGATGCGCAAAACCTGCCGGTGCCGGCCCTGCAGCCTTACTTCACCGACTTCCTCAACGTCACGCTGAGCTCGGGCCTGGCCAGCACCAAGGGCAAGCTGTCGCTGGCGCTGCCTAGCGGCCGTCAGCAAATGGTGACCGGCTACAACGGCAACCTGCGCCTGGCCAATTTCCGTGTGCTGGACAAGGAGACTTCCGCCGATTTTCTCAAGTGGAAAATGCTCGACGTCAACGGCATCAACGCCAATATCGGCGGCCCGCGCCAGAACGTCACGCTGGCCAAGATCGCCCTCAGCGATTTCTATGCGCGCATCATCTTGTCTGATACCGCCAAGCTGAACCTGCAAGACATCGTGGTCTCGAAAAACGCGCCGCCCGGCGCGCCAGCGCCGTCCCTGACTTCTGCCGAAGCTGGTGAAGGCATGGGCCAGGGCACGCCCAAAGTCACCCAGCCGACGGCTACCGGCACCGTCACTGTCGCTCCTATCGTTGTCGCACCGCCGAAAGAGAATGCGCCGGTGATCAAGATCGGCCAGGTAGTCATCAAGGGCGGCAACATCAACTACACCGACAACTTCGTCAAGCCGAACTACACCGCCAACATGACCGGCATGAACGGCACCGTCGGCGCGATCGCTTCCGACAAGCCGGCGCCGGCGCCGATCGACCTCAACGGCAAGATCGACAACGATGCTCCGGTGGCCATTTCCGGTTCGCTCAATCCGCTGTTCAAGCCGATGTTCCTCGACATCAAGGCCAGCGCCAACGGCGTTGAGCTGCCGCGCCTGACGCCGTATGCCGCCAAGTACGCCGGCTACGCCATCGAGAAGGGCAAGCTGTCGATGGACGTCAGCTACCACATCGAAAACGACAAGCTGGTGGCCGACAACAATGTGCGCATTGACCAGCTCACCTTCGGCGACAAGATCGACAGCCCGACCGCCACCAAGCTGCCGGTGCTGCTGGCCGTGGCCCTGCTGAAAGACCGCAACGGCCAGATCAACATCAACCTGCCGATTTCCGGCACCCTGTCGGACCCGCAGTTTTCGATAGGCGGCATCATCGTCCGTATCTTCATCAACCTCATCGTCAAGGCCGTGACTTCGCCGTTTGCACTAATCAGCTCCGCCTTCGGCGGCAGCGGCGGCGATGAACTCGGCTATGCCGAGTTTGCGCCCGGCTCAGCCACCCTCAGCGCCGCGACTCAGGGCAAGCTGGACACCATCGCCAAGGCGCTCAACGACCGTCCGGCCCTGAAGCTGGACCTGATCGGCCGCGTCGATCCGAAAACCGACACCGACGGCGTGCGCCAGCAAGTCCTGAATCGCCAGCTGAAACAGCTGAAGCAAAAGGATTCGGTCGACCAGAGCGAAGATACGCAATCGGACGACGTCACCCTGACCGATGCCGACAAGGATAAGTACATGGGCAAGGTGTACAGCGCCGGCAAGTTCGACAAGCCGCGCAACGCCATCGGCTTCGCCAAATCGCTGCCAACCGCGGAAATGGAAAAGTTGATTGTTGCCAACACCCCGGTGACCCAGGACGCCCTCAGCGCCCTCGCCACCCGCCGAGCCGAAGCAGTGCGCAAATACCTGGAAACCAAGGGCAAGATCCCGCTGGAGCGGATTTTCCTGATCGCACCGAAACTGACTGCCGACGGCATCAAGGACAAGGGCGCGCCGAACCGTGTCGATTTCGCTCTGAAATAGGGTCGTGCCAGGCGAGTTTCAATCCTGGCAAGGCACTGACAGGAAACCCTCAAGTGCGCTACAATAGAGGCTGCTTGGGGGCGACCTGGTTTCGACGTGGGTTACAAAGCAGCGCAGGGCATACCGAGGACCGACTACCTCGTAAATACAATCGGAATAGATCTAACTGCAAACGATAACTCGTACGCACTAGCCGCTTAATAACCGGTTAGCTCTACACCATCTCGTCCCTGGGGTGGGCTGGTAAAACAGCAGTAGAGTCATTTACAGGGAATCGCTGTTAGCCGGGTTACTTGGCTGACCGTTAAATTTAGGTGACTCGCCTGAACGAAGCGTGTGCGTCCGCGTCGGCTGGGTTAAATCAAATGACAGCACTAAGTATGTAGAACTGTCTGTAGAGGACTTGCGGACGCGGGTTCGATTCCCGCCGCCTCCACCACCAATACAAAAGGTCACCCGAAGGGTGGCCTTTTTTATTGGTGTTCGATATGACAGGATCGATCCCGCGGCCGGCACGGACGCGGGGCGAAGACAGGGTTTCGGCAAGCATGCTTGCCGCTGTCTGAACGGTTTTCGCCTGCAGGCGAAAACCCGGGAGATTCCCGCCGCCCCCAATACAAAAGGTCGCCCGAAGGGTGGCCTTTTGTATTGGTGTTCGATATGACAACGGCTTCACCGCTGAACAGGAAACACCTTGATAAAATCAATAAACGCCCGCAAAGGCGCCGGCACCAAGCGCCGTCCGGGATAATAAAGAAACGGCCCCGAAAAGCGCAGCCACCATGGCTCCAGCACGGCTTCCAGTGCGCCGCTATCAAGATGGGGGCGCAGCCAGTCCTCGAAGAGATAAAGAATGCCGCTGCCCGCGATTGCCGCTTCAACGGCGAGATCCGCGCCGCCACCCGCCTGTACGATCAGCGGCCCGGTCGGATCAACTCGCAATATCTCGCCGTCCCGCTCAAACTCCCATGGCGGCATCGACCCGCTGGGAAAGCGGCCGCGCAGACAGGCATGGCCGAGCAGTTCGCGCGGATGTTGTGGTCGGCCATGCTGATCAAGGTAGGCGCGGGAAGCGACAGCGGCAAAGCGCTGCACGCGCGGCCCGATCGGCACCGCGATCATGTCCTGCTCCAGCCTCCCGTCGTAGCGGATGCCGGCGTCGCAACCAGCCGCGATGACGTCGACAAAACTTTCCTCGGTGAGGACCTCCATCTGTATGTCGGGATAGGCGGCGAGAAACGGCGGTACGATGCTGCCCAGCACCAGCCGCGCCGCACTGACCGGCACGTTGAGGCGCAAGGTGCCGGCCGGCCTGTCGCGGAAACCGTTCACCACATCGAGTGCGGACTCCATCTCGCTGAAAGCCGGGCTGAGCCGCGCCAGCAAGCCCTCACCCGCTTCCGTCGGCACGACGCTGCGCGTGGTGCGATTGAACAGCCGCACACCAAGCTGCGTCTCCAGGCGGCGTACCGCCTCGCTGAGCGCGGATGCGCTACTGCCGCTTGCGCGCGCGCCGTCGCGAAAGCCTTTGGCGCGCGCCACCACCACAAAGGCGTTGAGATCTCCCAGATCGACCTTCATTTGTCCGCACCTCCACTGTTCGCTAATCCGCACAACCCGTACTGATTGTACCCAGTTATCGCGACAGCGGGAAAAGCCTACCATGGGTCGTCTTTCACATACAGGAGCACAATGATGTCTAATACCGAACCATCCACCAGCTTTGCACTTGGCGGCCGCACCGTGAAGCGGCTTGGCTATGGCGCCATGCAGCTTGCCGGACCTGGCGTCTTCGGTCCTCCCAAGGATAGGGGCGCGGCATTGGCCGTGCTGCGCGAAGCCGTCGCGCGCGGAGTGAATCACATCGACACCAGCGATTTCTACGGCCCTCACATCACCAACCAGTTGATCCGCGAGGCGCTGCATCCTTATCGCGACGATCTTGTCATCGTCACCAAGATCAGCGCCCGGCGCGGCGACGACGGCTCATGGATTCCAGCCATGTCGCGCGAAGAACTGATCCAGGCGGTCCACGACAATCTGCGCAATCTTGGGCTGGATGTGCTTGATGTAGTTAACTTGCGCAGCATGTTCGGCATCCACGGACCTGCCGAAGGGTCGATCGAAGAACCGCTCACGGTGCTGGCCGAGCTGCAGCGCCAGGGTCTGGTGCGCCACATCGGGTTGAGCAATGTGACTCCGGCGCAGATTGCGGAAGGACGCCGTCTCTGCAAGATCGTCTGTGTGCAAAATCATTACAACATAGCGCATCGGGAAGACGACGCCCTGATTAACGAACTTGCACGCGACGGTATTGCATACGTGCCTTACTTCCCGCTCGGCGGCTTCACCCCGCTGCAATCGTCTACCTTGTCGGATGTGGCTGCGCGTCTCGGCGCCACACCCATGCAGGTCGCGCTTGCCTGGCTACTTCGTCGCGCGCCCAACATCCTTCTGATCCCTGGCACCTCGTCTATCGCCCACCTGCAGGAGAATCTGGCGGCAGGCAAATTGGCGCTGCCGGACGACGCGATAACAGCACTAGATCAAGTGGCGAACATCAGCGCCGCTTGACGATATACTACAAATGCCCGCCGGGTAACAAGGCAGAGGTGTTCTGCTCACCTCTGCCGCTACGAAAGGTCGCCCGCGGCTTGGCTTTTTATTGTGCTTCGACATGGCAGATGCCGAATCCGCATCCGGTGCGGACGCGGGCGAAGACAGGGTTTCTGCACCAATCCAAAGCGTTTGCCAAAGTCCGCTCACGCCCAAAGTGGGCGGCACGCAACAGCTATCATTCCTCCTCGATTATTCCGTATACAAACTTTCCCCCCAGACATAGAATCCGGTGCTGCTGGGCATTGCAGCAATGTCTCTGCCATTGTCATCGTGGATAGACATGCACTACATTCAATTCATTCTGGGAGTCTTCTTGTGAAGCGTTACGCCGGTGTTGTTGCATGCATTTTTGTCTATTTCGTTGCCATCGCAGGGGGCATGATTCCCGCCAAGGAAAGCCGCGCGGATGCGATGGATGATATCCAGAGCCGGCGCACGATTCGCGTCGCGGTGCCGAAAGATACACCGCCGTTTGGCGCGGAAAACCAGTACAAGTCGCTCGAAGGTTTCGATATCTCGATCGCCAAGATGATTTCGCTGGAGCTGGGCGTGAAACTCGACATGGTGCCGCTAGCCAGCGCGGAGCGCATTCCTTCGTTGCTGAACCATCACGTCGACCTGGTGATTTCCAGCCTCGGCAAAAATCCGGAACGCTTGAAACAGATCGATTTTTCGCAAGCGTACGCACCGTTTTACCTGGGCGTGTTCGGCGCGCCGAACCTGGACGTAAAAAATGCCGCAGGCCTGGCCGGCAAGACGATCGCCGTGCTCAAGGATTCGATCGAAGATGTTGAATTGACCAAGATTGCACCGCCTTCCGCCGTCATCAAGCGCTTCTCTACCAGCAAGGATGCGGAAAAATCCTATCTCCAAGGCGAATCCAAGCTGCTGGCTGCCGGCAACGTGCTGATTTCCGCCTTTACCAAGGAACAGGCCGAAAGCACTCAGCTGAAAATCGTGCTGAAGGATTCACCCTGCTTCATCGGTGTTAACAAAAACGAAACCGCCCTGCTGAACAAGATCAACACCATGCTGAGCAGCATCAAGAAAAACGGCATGCTTAACGTCAATGCCCAGCGCTGGTTCAAGGCACCCTTGCCTGACAGCGTGCTGCATAGCGGGCTGGAATAAACCTAGTTCTCTCAGTAACGAATAAAAAGGGGTTCCGGCAGCGGAACCCCTTTTTCATTTCCGTATCCTCGCCGTATTGCATCGATTGACTCCGCTGCGGCGCGCGAGCCGCCGTCAAGATGTGGTAAGTTCACGGCATGACACCAGATACGCAGGAGAACTGACATGCCAAGCGCAAGCCTGAATGGCGAAATGATCACCGGCTGGGACAGCTTCCATAGCGAATCGGCCAAGGCCTTCGGCTTTCCCGAGTTCTACGGCCGCAACATGAATGCCTGGATCGATTGCCTGAGTTATCTGCGCGACGAGGACGGCATGAGCAAGTTCCGCCTCAAGGAAAACGAGGTGCTGAACATTGAAGTACTGCACAGCGAAAAACTGCGCCAGCACGCCGCCGAAATCCTCGAAGAGCTGGAGTTCTGCATTGCTGCGATCAACGAGCGCTACGACGACTATGGCGAGAAACCGGCGCTGAAACTGATCCTGCGCTAGCGGATGGCTTAATCGATCAGGCTGTCGCCGTCATAGAACGGATACGGCCCGTCAAACTCGCCGATATAAGCGGTGTGGCTGATCAAGCCATGCGCCGCATCCCACAGATGCAGCTGGAACGCCGGCGGCTCCATCACGAAGCGGGACTCCGCCCGCGGACTCAGATCCAGCGCCACCTGATGCGCGACGCCGGGACAGGTCGAGGCGATGCTGCCGCCGAAACGCACCTGGATGGCGCGATGCAGGTGGCCGCACAAGATCCTTTCCACCTGCGGATGGCGCTGCACCACGGCGGCCAGCGCCTGCGGCTGTGCCAACCCTATCTTATCCATGTGGCCGATGCCGGTATGAAACGGCGGATGGTGCATGACGATCACGGTCGGCTGGTGCGGCTGCTCCGCCAACACCTGATCCAGCCAGAGCAAGCTATCGGCGGCCAGCGCGCCGCCGCTGGCGTGTGGAATGACCGTATCCAGCGCCACGATGCGCAGCGCATGATCGTCGATCACATACTCGATCCTGTCCTGGCTTTGCTGCAGGTACAGGTGCTCGGGAAAGGCGGCCCGCAAGGCGCTGCGCTCATCGTGGTTGCCTGGAGTCAAGTAATACGGCATCTCTAGCGCCTGCAGCAGCTGGCGCAGGAATGCATATTCTTCGGGCAGGCCGAAATCGACCAGGTCGCCGGTGATCACCACGGCATCGGGACGCTGCCGGAGTGCGTTGACCTGGGCGATGCAGCGTTTCAGGCTTTCCGCGGTATCGACGATGCGATAGGATTTCTTGCCCTGCGCCTTGATATGCAAATCGGAAATCTGGCAAAGAATCATGCCGCCACCTCATCCTGGAAATGCAGCAAGGCGTGCTCAGGCACGCGCAGTGCGATGCGCTCTCCTACTTGCCAAGATGCGCCTCGACCGGTATCGACCACCACCGCCTGCTCGGCCCCGACATCGACCAGCAGGCGGGTACGGTCGCCCAAAAAGAAGGTCGACAGAATCTCGCCCTGCATGTCGGCGGCGCCCATGCTATCGGCGACCACCTCGACGTCTTCCGGCCGGAACATCAGCGTCGCCCGTAAACCGACGGAAGAAGTGTCGCATGGCAGCTGGCCTCCGCCAAAGCGCAGTCGGCCGTCGCCGGCGATGCCGGTCACGCGATTCATGGTGCCGATAAAATCGGCGACGAAATGGCTGGCCGGGCGATAGTAGATATCCTGCGGGCTGCCGATCTGGGCGATCTTGCCGCGTTCCATCACCACCACGCGATCGCCCAGCGCCATCGCTTCGCTCTGGTCGTGAGTGACGTAGATGGCGGTAATGCCGAGCTTGCGCAGCAGCTGGTTGAGATCGGCGCGCAGGGTTTCGCGCAACTTGGCATCGAGCGCCGTCAAGGGCTCGTCCAGCAGCAAGACCTTGGGCTCGACCGCCAGTGCGCGGGCCAGCGCCACCCTTTGTTTCTGTCCACCTGAGAGCTGGTCGATACGGCGCTGACCTAGTCCTTGCAATTGCACCATCTCGAGCAGGGCGTCGATTTTTTCCAAGCGCTGGGCGGCAGGCATCTTGCGGATCTTCAAGCCGTAGGCGATGTTTTCTCCGACCGTCATGTTGGGAAACAAGGCGTAGTTCTGGAACACCATGCCGACGCCGCGCTTTTCTATCGGCAGGTCCGTCACATCCTCGCCGCCAAACAGGATCTGACCGCCGGCATCCGGAAATTCCAGGCCGGCGATCAGGCGCAAGGTGGTGGTTTTGCCGCAGCCGGACGGCCCCAGCAGGACCACGGTTTCGCCTGGATGGATTTCCAGCTCTATCGGCTGCAGCGCCTGCGCGCCGTTGGCGAAAGTCTTTGCGCACTGGATCAGTTTGATGGAAACGGCATTCTTCATAAGCGGACTCTTGAGCGTGTGGTGTGGGTCACCCATTGCATGGCGATCAGCAGCGGGATAATCATCAGGAAGAAAATCAGCGTGTAGGCGGATCCCACTTCCAGCCGCATCGAGGCATAGCTGTCGGCCAGCCCGACCGGCAAGGTCATGGTCAACGGCGTATGCAGCATCCAGGTGATGTTGAACTCGCCTATCGACAAGGTCACCACCATCAGCGCGCCGGCCAGGATGCCGGAAAAGACATTGGGAATCACGATCCCGAAAAAGCGTTGCAGAGGGCCGGCGCCGAGACTGGCTGCGGCTTCTTCCAGCACCGGCAGTTGCGCCGACTGCATTACCGCCAACACCGGCCGCACCATGAATGGCAGCGTGAACAATACATGGCCGACCAGGATGAACAGCAGGCTGCCGCGGAATTCGCGATACTGACCGTAAGCCATAATCAGGGCCAGCGCAGTAGCCAAGCCGGGCACCGCCACCGGCATCATCAGCAATTCTTCGATGGCGCGCGCCAGGCGGCTGTTGCCACCATTGTGGCGCGCCAGCATGTAGGCGAGCGGCACGCCGGCCACTGTGGTGACTACCAGGCAAGCCAGTGCAATCGCAATCGAGCGCCAGATGGTGACTTGATAGGTGTCCCAGACCTGTACTATCCAGCGCGCGGTAAAACCGCTAGACCAGCCGATGAAAAAATTATCGGTGATCCCCGCCAGCATCGACAGGATGATGGGAATAATCAGGAAGGCGCACACCAACAGGGTGAAGCCGAGCTGGGGATAGAAGCGGAACAATTTCTGCATGTTTATCGCTCCCTAGGCCGCGGCGCCGGCGGCATTGCCGGACCAGGAACGCGCCAGGGCCAGTACCAGCCAGGTCATCGCGCCCAGCACGATCGACAACGCGGCTGCCATGGCAAAGTTGGCGTAACTGGTAAATTCATTGTAGATCGCCATCGGCAGCACATCGATATTGGTGGCCAGGGTGAAGGCCGTGCCAAAGGCGCCGACGCTGGTGGCGAAGCAGATCGCGCCGGATGAAATCAAGGCCGGCGCCAGGGCCGGCAGCACGACGTTGGCGAACACCTGCAAAGGATTGGCGCCCAGCGAACGGGCTGCCTCCTCCAGCGCCGGATCCAGCTTTTCGGCGGCCGCCATGATGGTCAGGATGACGCGTGGAATCGAAAAATACAGATAGCCAAGAAACAAGCCGCCCAGCGAATAGGCAAACACCCAGGCATCGCCAAACAGCCAGTTGCTGACGACGCCGATCAAGCCTTGGCGGCCAGCCAGCATGATCACCATGAAGCCGACCACCACGCCCGGAAATGCCAGCGGGAAGGTGAGCATGGCCAGCAGCAGCGCTTTGCCGGCGAAGCGGTTGCGCTGCAAGAACAGGCCGACCAGTGCAGAGATCAGCAAGGTGGCCAGGGTCACCGCCGCCGACAGCAGCAGCGTCGAAATCAGGCTCATCAAATAGTGATGATTAGTCACCACCGCAAAATAGGCCGCGACGCCGGTGGGGCCGCTGGCCCCGACCGCCACCAGCCGCAGCATCGGCAGCAGCCAGAACGCCACGAACAAGGTCATGCCCGGCACGGCAAACAGCAGGTACAAGCGGCGTTGCGGACGCCGTTTCGGCAATGCATTTTTCACCGCACTTCTGCCTGGTAACGTTCGCTGAAACTGCGCTGGACTTCGGCCATCTTGCCGTAGTCAACCGACTTGGCGCGTGCATATTCCGACGCTGGCAAGAAGTGCGCCTGCGCCTCCTTGGAAATGGCTGAAGCGCGCACCGGCCGCAGATAGGCGTTGGCCCAGATCGCCTGGCCTTCATTGGACAGCAGGAAATCCAGCACCTTCTTGGCATTGGCCGGATTCGGACCGCTTTTCACCAGGCTGACGACGTAAGGCACGGTCAAGGTGCCTTCGCTTGGGATCACGAAAGCAACGTTGGCCTTATCCTTGTACTTGGCGCGATAGGCATCGAAGTCGTAGCCGAACAGAATCGGGATTTCGCCCGACAGCAGGCGTGCATACGAAGTCTGCTTGGGAACGATAGGCTGGTTCTTTTGCAGCGCCTTGAAGTAATTGATGCCCGGCGTGAAGTTATCCAGCGTGCCGCCCAGCGCCTGGTTGACCGCCACCGCGCCGACGTAGCCGACGAAAGCGCTGGCCGGATCGAGATAGCCGATCAGGCCTTTATATTCCGGTTTCAGCAAGTCTTGCCAGGAACGCGGCACCGGCTTGCCCTTGAGTGCATCGACATTCACCATCAGGCCCATGGTGCCGGAATGGATGGTGAACCAGTAACCGTCGGGATCCTTGAGTTCGTTCGGGATCTCATTCCAGCCGGCTGGCTTGTAGG comes from Collimonas pratensis and encodes:
- a CDS encoding ABC transporter ATP-binding protein: MKNAVSIKLIQCAKTFANGAQALQPIELEIHPGETVVLLGPSGCGKTTTLRLIAGLEFPDAGGQILFGGEDVTDLPIEKRGVGMVFQNYALFPNMTVGENIAYGLKIRKMPAAQRLEKIDALLEMVQLQGLGQRRIDQLSGGQKQRVALARALAVEPKVLLLDEPLTALDAKLRETLRADLNQLLRKLGITAIYVTHDQSEAMALGDRVVVMERGKIAQIGSPQDIYYRPASHFVADFIGTMNRVTGIAGDGRLRFGGGQLPCDTSSVGLRATLMFRPEDVEVVADSMGAADMQGEILSTFFLGDRTRLLVDVGAEQAVVVDTGRGASWQVGERIALRVPEHALLHFQDEVAA
- a CDS encoding aldo/keto reductase family oxidoreductase produces the protein MSNTEPSTSFALGGRTVKRLGYGAMQLAGPGVFGPPKDRGAALAVLREAVARGVNHIDTSDFYGPHITNQLIREALHPYRDDLVIVTKISARRGDDGSWIPAMSREELIQAVHDNLRNLGLDVLDVVNLRSMFGIHGPAEGSIEEPLTVLAELQRQGLVRHIGLSNVTPAQIAEGRRLCKIVCVQNHYNIAHREDDALINELARDGIAYVPYFPLGGFTPLQSSTLSDVAARLGATPMQVALAWLLRRAPNILLIPGTSSIAHLQENLAAGKLALPDDAITALDQVANISAA
- a CDS encoding transporter substrate-binding domain-containing protein, with the translated sequence MKRYAGVVACIFVYFVAIAGGMIPAKESRADAMDDIQSRRTIRVAVPKDTPPFGAENQYKSLEGFDISIAKMISLELGVKLDMVPLASAERIPSLLNHHVDLVISSLGKNPERLKQIDFSQAYAPFYLGVFGAPNLDVKNAAGLAGKTIAVLKDSIEDVELTKIAPPSAVIKRFSTSKDAEKSYLQGESKLLAAGNVLISAFTKEQAESTQLKIVLKDSPCFIGVNKNETALLNKINTMLSSIKKNGMLNVNAQRWFKAPLPDSVLHSGLE
- a CDS encoding ABC transporter permease — encoded protein: MQKLFRFYPQLGFTLLVCAFLIIPIILSMLAGITDNFFIGWSSGFTARWIVQVWDTYQVTIWRSIAIALACLVVTTVAGVPLAYMLARHNGGNSRLARAIEELLMMPVAVPGLATALALIMAYGQYREFRGSLLFILVGHVLFTLPFMVRPVLAVMQSAQLPVLEEAAASLGAGPLQRFFGIVIPNVFSGILAGALMVVTLSIGEFNITWMLHTPLTMTLPVGLADSYASMRLEVGSAYTLIFFLMIIPLLIAMQWVTHTTRSRVRL
- a CDS encoding barstar family protein, encoding MPSASLNGEMITGWDSFHSESAKAFGFPEFYGRNMNAWIDCLSYLRDEDGMSKFRLKENEVLNIEVLHSEKLRQHAAEILEELEFCIAAINERYDDYGEKPALKLILR
- a CDS encoding DUF748 domain-containing protein, whose protein sequence is MAKLPRPSWLPRAIRWTGITVAVLLVLALISWLAVPPVAKHLVEQQVEAQIGRKASVGKIAFNPLNLTLTASDFTLYEPDKTTPAFSASTLLVNASFASLFRLAPVLDEAQLINPKLHIVRTSADGIGRYNFSDVIDRILAMPKNDKPAQFSVSNIQLQNGAIKFDDKVTGKLVDIEALNIGLPYISNFASKVDTFVQPHISAKINGTPFDLKGRSKPFAGSLETSLAIDIDQLDVASYVAFSPVALPLAIQSAKLSTKLDLTFIRNKDKPEVVLSGGVQLADLALADKNAAPLLKAQSVSAQIGKLNVLTGAAALDQIEILKPEVWVNLNANGSLNWAALSTPAAKQEIVKDAPKKPATAQAPMTLAKLSIRDGIVNWKDAANASPALDLQVKNVTLDASRLSTAPNAKPATVTLSTGTDTDQHIQFIGQITPAKAMVAGKASIKALSLAPYQPYVNRSLAAVVSGQLSLETLLAIEDGRIQLHQLGIDVGDLKVAAKSSAGGSLAAKKISLENASLDTQAHTFNAAALRLAGIQGDVRRDAQGKLNLQQFIDPAGAAGKSAPTAPAKPSGPEWVANLSQFALTDSSVSYLDNAVKPAVKLRADDLNLSAENISSKLDKPIKVALRTQINKSGKLAVDGSVAAQMKSVALDIDAQNLPVPALQPYFTDFLNVTLSSGLASTKGKLSLALPSGRQQMVTGYNGNLRLANFRVLDKETSADFLKWKMLDVNGINANIGGPRQNVTLAKIALSDFYARIILSDTAKLNLQDIVVSKNAPPGAPAPSLTSAEAGEGMGQGTPKVTQPTATGTVTVAPIVVAPPKENAPVIKIGQVVIKGGNINYTDNFVKPNYTANMTGMNGTVGAIASDKPAPAPIDLNGKIDNDAPVAISGSLNPLFKPMFLDIKASANGVELPRLTPYAAKYAGYAIEKGKLSMDVSYHIENDKLVADNNVRIDQLTFGDKIDSPTATKLPVLLAVALLKDRNGQININLPISGTLSDPQFSIGGIIVRIFINLIVKAVTSPFALISSAFGGSGGDELGYAEFAPGSATLSAATQGKLDTIAKALNDRPALKLDLIGRVDPKTDTDGVRQQVLNRQLKQLKQKDSVDQSEDTQSDDVTLTDADKDKYMGKVYSAGKFDKPRNAIGFAKSLPTAEMEKLIVANTPVTQDALSALATRRAEAVRKYLETKGKIPLERIFLIAPKLTADGIKDKGAPNRVDFALK
- a CDS encoding LysR family transcriptional regulator, giving the protein MKVDLGDLNAFVVVARAKGFRDGARASGSSASALSEAVRRLETQLGVRLFNRTTRSVVPTEAGEGLLARLSPAFSEMESALDVVNGFRDRPAGTLRLNVPVSAARLVLGSIVPPFLAAYPDIQMEVLTEESFVDVIAAGCDAGIRYDGRLEQDMIAVPIGPRVQRFAAVASRAYLDQHGRPQHPRELLGHACLRGRFPSGSMPPWEFERDGEILRVDPTGPLIVQAGGGADLAVEAAIAGSGILYLFEDWLRPHLDSGALEAVLEPWWLRFSGPFLYYPGRRLVPAPLRAFIDFIKVFPVQR
- a CDS encoding phosphodiesterase — encoded protein: MILCQISDLHIKAQGKKSYRIVDTAESLKRCIAQVNALRQRPDAVVITGDLVDFGLPEEYAFLRQLLQALEMPYYLTPGNHDERSALRAAFPEHLYLQQSQDRIEYVIDDHALRIVALDTVIPHASGGALAADSLLWLDQVLAEQPHQPTVIVMHHPPFHTGIGHMDKIGLAQPQALAAVVQRHPQVERILCGHLHRAIQVRFGGSIASTCPGVAHQVALDLSPRAESRFVMEPPAFQLHLWDAAHGLISHTAYIGEFDGPYPFYDGDSLID